Proteins from a genomic interval of Lycium ferocissimum isolate CSIRO_LF1 chromosome 2, AGI_CSIRO_Lferr_CH_V1, whole genome shotgun sequence:
- the LOC132047432 gene encoding uncharacterized protein LOC132047432 has translation MRLLLLVKNKLGFVDGTCSKSQYKGELADQWEGCNAVVLSWISSTVAPGLMTTIVYASNAKRVWEDFKERFAKSDLTRVYQLWTEVATLRQSTDSVTDYYTKMKNPWDEYDMTVPAPACGCPESKPYVEHFCQQRLLMFLMGLNKSFSHVRSDILLKTNVPSVNQAYAIVTQEESQRLLGVVDDVHKEPLTMMAGRGYGFKGKKVIRVGGTGCEVCGFKNHLTEDYYRVVGYPVDFKSKRRNNAAGSYQNNTADGQVQDFGLSEEEHNQLSNLNLNHSVGPNSGATHHITACKSLLEDLKCLEEYASSIVQLPTGNKAQITNTGISVILGNLTVKDVLHALYSGKVIGIGRQSNRLYLLRSEIKATVGAAIRDTSLTELCTQFEVKVKVLRSDNGTKFFNSKYGELFSTLIIVHQSSCAYTPQRNGIMERKHRHILDTARALRTQANIPIKFWGHCLPRLDKFASRAKKAVFMGYSDTQKGYSLLELESKTFLVSREVTFTKHVFPFKTNSGESEDIFVPADPLGSVSCVVHADLREPPPSIDHTIQPVQVIEPAEQLPPDEPIEPQTQEGLENSTILESTTNTVADIDQVEPVTDDVVAVITAENPISPSRTSKAPVWHRDYVLAAYQVYVAAILVALEPSNFKDASRHEHWVEAMQAEVDALEQN, from the exons ATGAGACTATTACTATTGGTGAAGAACAAATTAGGGTTCGTAGATGGAACCTGTTCTAAAAGTCAATACAAAGGAGAATTGGCTGACCAGTGGGAGGGATGTAATGCAGTGGTTCTCTCTTGGATTAGTAGTACAGTTGCACCTGGCTTGATGACTACCATTGTTTATGCTTCAAATGCAAAACGAGTATGGGAAGATTTCAAAGAAAGATTTGCAAAATCAGACCTAACAAGAGTGTATCAACTATGGACAGAAGTAGCCACTCTAAGACAAAGTACTGATTCTGTGACTGACTACTACACTAAGATGAAAAACCCATGggatgaatatgatatgacagTTCCAGCACCTGCATGTGGATGCCCTGAATCAAAACCATATGTAGAACACTTTTGTCAACAGAGGTTACTGATGTTTCTAATGGgattaaataaatcatttagTCACGTGAGGAGTGACATTCTACTCAAGACTAATGTTCCAAGTGTGAATCAAGCCTATGCAATAGTAACACAAGAGGAGAGCCAAAGGTTGTTAGGTGTAGTAGACGATGTGCATAAGGAACCCCTCACAATGATGGCAGGAAGAGGATATGGTTTTAAGGGAAAGAAAGTAATACGTGTAGGAGGTACAGGATGTGAAGTGTGTGGATTTAAAAATCACTTGACAGAGGACTACTATAGAGTAGTAGGGTATCCTGTTGACTTTAAGAGCAAGAGAAGGAACAATGCAGCTGGATCTTATCAAAACAACACTG CTGATGGACAAGTGCAGGACTTTGGCCTTTCTGAGGAGGAGCATAATCAACTGAGTAACTTGAACCTGAATCACAGTGTAGGACCAA ACTCAGGAGCAACACACCATATAACTGCCTGTAAAAGCTTGTTAGAAGATTTGAAGTGTCTAGAAGAGTATGCATCTAGTATAGTTCAGCTACCTACAGGAAACAAAGCTCAAATAACAAATACAGGAATTTCAGTTATTCTGGGAAACTTGACAGTGAAGGATGTTCTGCAT GCACTTTACAGTGGCAAGGTAATTGGGATTGGTAGACAGTCAAATCGCTTGTATTTGTTGAGGAGTGAAATAAAAGCAACTGTAGGAGCAGCAATAAGGGACACTAGCTTGACTGAACTGtg TACTCAATTTGAAGTTAAAGTGAAAGTGTTGAGATCAGACAATGGCACAAAattttttaactcaaaatatggAGAATTATTTTCTACTCTTATCATTGTTCATCAAAGCTCTTGTGCATATACTCCACAACGGAATGGCATTATGGAGAGAAAGCACAGACACATACTAGACACTGCTAGAGCTTTGAGAACTCAGGCTAACATTCCCATCAAATTTTGGGGACACT GTCTACCAAGACTAGACAAATTTGCTTCTAGAGCCAAAAAGGCAGTTTTCATGGGTTATTCAGATACACAAAAGGGCTATAGCTTGCTAGAGTTAGAATCCAAAACCTTCTTGGTAAGTAGAGAAGTCACCTTCACGAAGCATGTTTTTCCATTCAAGACCAACTCAGGAGAATCTGAAGACATATTCGTGCCTGCAGATCCACTTGGATCAGTCTCTTGTGTTGTTCATGCTGATCTAAGGGAACCACCTCCATCTATTGATCACACCATACAACCAGTTCAAGTGATAGAGCCTGCTGAGCAACTACCTCCAGATGAACCTATTGAACCGCAAACTCAAGAGGGCTTGGAGAATTCTACCATACTTGAATCCACCACAAACACTGTGGCTGATATAGATCAAGTAGAACCTGTGACTGATGATGTAGTGGCAGTTATCACTGCTGAGAATCCTATCAGTCCAAGTAGAACCTCTAAAGCTCCTGTTTGGCACAGAGATTATGTTCT TGCTGCATATCAAGTCTATGTTGCTGCTATTTTAGTTGCCCTAGAACCATCTAATTTCAAGGATGCTTCTAGGCATGAACATTGGGTTGAGGCAATGCAAGCAGAGGTGGATGCTTTGGAACAGAACTAG
- the LOC132047433 gene encoding uncharacterized mitochondrial protein AtMg00810-like: MDVHNTFLQGDLSKKVYMVLPLGFQWQGEYKGMPESSYDHSLFTKKDGLDVVIVLVYVDDLLLTGSSMKLIQELKSVLHRHFKMKDLGDLKSFLGIEVLRSKSGILLTQRKYALELISDSGLGGAKVASTPLEQNVKLTTVDHDEYTGKLDDPPLKDITGYLRLVGSLLYLTITRPDISFTVQMLSQFMQQPKASHWEAALRLIRYIKRSPGQGLFLSSDSDAQLSAYCDSDWAACPNTTRSVTGYVVKLGNSLISWK, from the exons ATGGATGTTCATAATACCTTTCTACAAGGTGATTTATCAAAAAAGGTATACATGGTGTTGCCTCTAGGTTTCCAGTGGCAGGGGGAGTACAAG GGTATGCCTGAAAGTTCCTATGACCATTCATTGTTCACAAAGAAGGATGGTCTTGACGTTGTAATTGTATTAGTTTATGTAGATGATTTACTTCTTACAGGCAGCAGCATGAAGTTGATTCAGGAGCTGAAATCAGTCCTGCACCGTCACTTCAAAATGAAGGACCTTGGAGATCTCAAGTCTTTCCTAGGAATTGAAGTATTGAGGTCCAAGTCTGGGATCTTACTCACTCAGAGAAAATATGCTCTTGAGCTAATATCAGACTCAGGTCTTGGTGGTGCAAAGGTTGCAAGCACACCATTAGAACAAAATGTGAAACTCACAACTGTGGATCATGATGAATACACAGGGAAATTAGATGATCCTCCACTAAAGGACATCACTGGATACCTAAGACTAGTTGGGAGTTTGTTATATCTGACAATCACAAGGCCTGACATAAGCTTCACTGTTCAAATGCTATCTCAGTTCATGCAGCAACCAAAAGCTTCACATTGGGAGGCTGCCTTGAGGCTGATCAGATATATCAAAAGGAGTCCAGGACAAGGGTTATTTTTAAGTAGTGATTCAGATGCACAACTGTCAGCATATTGTGACTCAGATTGGGCAGCATGTCCCAACACTACGAGATCAGTGACAGGTTATGTGGTCAAATTGGGAAACTCTCTTATATCatggaagtaa